In Oryza sativa Japonica Group chromosome 2, ASM3414082v1, the following are encoded in one genomic region:
- the LOC4330805 gene encoding mADS-box transcription factor 22, which yields MARERREIKRIESAAARQVTFSKRRRGLFKKAEELSVLCDADVALIVFSSTGKLSHFASSSMNEIIDKYNTHSNNLGKAEQPSLDLNLEHSKYAHLNEQLAEASLRLRQMRGEELEGLSIDELQQLEKNLEAGLHRVMLTKDQQFMEQISELQRKSSQLAEENMQLRNQVSQISPAEKQVVDTENFVTEGQSSESVMTALHSGSSQSQDNDDGSDVSLKLGLPCGAWK from the exons atggcgcgggagaggcgggagatAAAGAGGAtagagagcgcggcggcgcggcaggtcACCTTCTCCAAGCGCCGGCGCGGCCTGTTCAAGAAGGCCGAGGAGCTCTCCGTGCTCTGCGACGCCGACGTCGCGCTCATCGTCTTCTCCTCCACGGGGAAGCTATCCCACTTCGCAAGCTCCAG TATGAATGAAATCATCGACAAGTACAACACACATTCTAATAATCTGGGGAAAGCAGAACAGCCTTCGCTCGACTTGAAT TTAGAACATAGCAAGTATGCACATTTGAATGAGCAACTTGCGGAAGCTAGTCTCCGGCTTAG ACAAATGAGAGGTGAGGAGCTTGAGGGATTGAGCATTGATGAACTCCAGCAGCTAGAGAAGAACCTGGAAGCTGGTCTGCACAGGGTGATGCTGACAAAG GATCAACAATTTATGGAGCAGATCAGTGAACTCCAGCGGAAG AGTTCACAGCTGGCAGAGGAGAACATGCAACTCAGAAACCAG GTATCCCAGATATCACCAGCTGAGAAGCAAGTTGTTGATACTGAAAATTTTGTTACCGAAGGACAGTCCTCTGAATCTGTGATGACTGCATTGCATTCTGGAAGTTCACAGTCGCAGGATAATGATGATGGCTCGGATGTATCCCTGAAATTAGG GCTGCCTTGTGGTGCATGGAAGTaa